The Populus trichocarpa isolate Nisqually-1 chromosome 11, P.trichocarpa_v4.1, whole genome shotgun sequence genome has a segment encoding these proteins:
- the LOC7463819 gene encoding probable WRKY transcription factor 65 codes for MDRRFNINPLITEQEENDNSAQESGPESPPSNDMKMPSTSSPKRSKKAMQKRVVSVPIKDLEGSRLKGENASPPSDSWAWRKYGQKPIKGSPYPRGYYRCSSSKGCPARKQVERSKVDPTMLVITYSCEHNHPWPPPSRSHNHHKNHHNSSSPKHNTTTKPEVSTTHPDNPEPEHEEKFTDLGNDGSLISTTTTSDEFSWFGEIETTSSTILETPFFAEGEADADMASMFFPMRDEDESLFADLGELPECSSVFRHQRSGVGPQVQIC; via the exons ATGGACAGGAGGTTCAACATCAACCCTCTGATCACTGAGCAAGAAGAAAATGACAATAGTGCTCAGGAAAGCGGTCCAGAATCACCTCCTTCTAACGATATGAAGATGCCTTCTACTTCCTCTCCCAAACGAAG TAAGAAGGCCATGCAAAAAAGAGTTGTCTCAGTGCCAATCAAGGACTTAGAAGGCTCAAGGCTGAAGGGCGAAAATGCTTCACCGCCGTCTGATTCTTGGGCTTGGAGAAAGTATGGCCAAAAGCCAATCAAAGGCTCACCTTACCCCAG AGGCTACTATAGGTGTAGTAGTTCAAAGGGCTGTCCAGCTAGAAAACAAGTAGAGAGGAGTAAAGTGGACCCAACAATGCTAGTTATCACCTACTCCTGTGAACACAACCACCCTTGGCCACCTCCTTCTAGATCCCACAACCACCATAAGAACCACCATAACTCCTCCTCTCCAAAACACAACACTACCACCAAACCCGAAGTCTCCACAACCCATCCTGATAACCCAGAGCCTGAGCATGAAGAAAAGTTCACGGATCTTGGAAACGACGGGTCACTCATATCTACGACTACAACTTCAGATGAATTTTCTTGGTTTGGTGAAATCGAGACAACCTCTTCAACTATACTTGAGACACCTTTTTTTGCAGAGGGAGAGGCCGATGCTGACATGGCATCAATGTTTTTCCCGATGAGAGATGAGGATGAGTCGTTGTTTGCCGATCTTGGAGAGTTGCCGGAGTGCTCGTCGGTGTTCAGGCATCAGCGTAGTGGTGTTGGACCACAGGTTCAGATCTGCTGA